One window of the Oncorhynchus tshawytscha isolate Ot180627B unplaced genomic scaffold, Otsh_v2.0 Un_contig_5624_pilon_pilon, whole genome shotgun sequence genome contains the following:
- the LOC112241223 gene encoding zinc finger protein 2 homolog isoform X4, which yields MASVKLEDCSQTLELNVNIKDEEEEEEIGTSVSHDSGMRSVTSTVRTNPACLSPSTLSRNLQSLGPDCDSGAQFALQDPEMASVKLEDCSQTLELNVNIKDEEEEEKIGTSVSHGRLELSLRPVTSTVTTNSACLSPSTLSPNLQSLGPDCDSGAQFALQDPEMASVKLEDCSQTLELNVNMKDEEEEEKIGKSVSHGDRVETFSTSRVEQQEDYRAKRSHPCPHCEEIFPFLSKLKVHLKIHTGENRYSYTDGGKNFTTSKALTVHQRVHTGEKLFSCSDCVKCFTTSTRLKVHQRTHTGEKPYTCSDCKASFSLLRNLKRHERIHTGEKLYSCSDCKASFSLLCNLKRHERIHTGEKPYSCSDCGKSFSLLGHLKRHQHIHTGEKPYSCSDCGKSFSRLGHLKTHKHIHTGEKPYSCSDCVKCFTTSTELKVHKRTHTGEKPYSCSDCVKCFTTSTRLKVHQRTHTGEKPYICSDCAASFSVLCHLKRHESIHTGEKPYSCSDCAASFSLLCNLKRHQRLHTGEKPYHCTDCEKRFYRLGHLKRHQCIHKGEKFSQTS from the exons atggcatcagtgaagctggaagactgcagtcaaacactggagctgaatgtcaacattaaagatgaagaagaggaggaggagattggGACATCTGTTTCTCATG ACTCAGGTATGAGGTCGGTAACATCAACAGTGAGGACaaacccagcctgcctctctccttccacactgagtagaaacctacagtcactgggtcctgattgtgacagtggagcccagtttgctctgcaggatccagagatggcatcagtgaagctggaagactgcagtcaaacactggagctgaatgtcaacattaaagatgaagaagaggaggagaagattgggACATCTGTTAGTCATG GACGACTAGAATTAAGTCTGAGGCCGGTAACATCAACAGTGACGACAAactcagcctgcctctctccttccacactgagtccaaacctacagtcactgggtcctgattgtgacagtggagcccagtttgcactgcaggatccagagatggcatcagtgaagctggaagactgcagtcaaacactggagctgaatgtcaacatgaaagatgaagaagaggaggagaagattgggAAATCTGTTTCTCATG gagaccgTGTTGAGACATTCTCTACATCCAGAGTGGAACAGCAGGAAGATTACAGAGCTAAGAGGTCTCACCCCTGCCCACATTGTGAGGAGATTTTCCCATTTCTATCAAAGCTGAAAGTACACCtaaaaatacacacaggagagaatcgGTATTCCTATACTGACGGTGGGAAGAATTTCACAACATCCAAGGCTCTgacagttcatcagagagtgcacacaggagagaagctgttctcctgctctgactgtgtaaAATGCTTCACAACATCAACTAGGCTAAAAGTTCAtcaaagaacacacacaggagagaagccttacacCTGCTCTGACTGTAAGGCGAGTTTCTCTCTACTGCGCAACTTAAAACGACATGaacgtatacacacaggagagaagctttactcctgctctgactgtaaGGCGAGTTTCTCTCTACTGTGCAACTTAAAACGACATGaacgtatacacacaggagagaagccttactcctgctctgactgtggaaagagtttctctcTATTGGGCCACTTAAAAAGACACCAACATATACATacgggagagaagccttactcctgctctgactgtggaaagagtttctctcGACTGGGCCACTTAAAAACACATAAACatatacatacaggagagaagccttactcctgctctgactgtgtaaAATGCTTCACAACATCAACTGAGCTAAAAGTTCAtaaaagaacacacacaggagagaagccttactcctgctctgattgTGTAAAATGCTTCACAACATCAACTAGGCTAaaagttcatcagagaacacacacaggagagaagccttacatcTGCTCTGACTGTGCGGCGAGTTTCTCTGTACTGTGCCACTTAAAACGACATGAAagtatacacacaggagagaagccttactcctgctctgactgtgcgGCGAGTTTCTCTCTACTGTGCAACTTAAAAAGACATCAACGtttacacacaggagagaagccttatcacTGCACTGACTGTGAGAAGAGATTCTACAGATTGGGCCATTTAAAAAGACACCAATGTATACATAAAGGAGAGAAGTTTTCTCAGACCAGCTAA
- the LOC112241223 gene encoding zinc finger protein 501-like isoform X6, whose product MASVKLEDCSQTLELNVNIKDEEEEEEIGTSVSHGRLELSLRPVTSTVTTNSACLSPSTLSPNLQSLGPDCDSGAQFALQDPEMASVKLEDCSQTLELNVNMKDEEEEEKIGKSVSHGDRVETFSTSRVEQQEDYRAKRSHPCPHCEEIFPFLSKLKVHLKIHTGENRYSYTDGGKNFTTSKALTVHQRVHTGEKLFSCSDCVKCFTTSTRLKVHQRTHTGEKPYTCSDCKASFSLLRNLKRHERIHTGEKLYSCSDCKASFSLLCNLKRHERIHTGEKPYSCSDCGKSFSLLGHLKRHQHIHTGEKPYSCSDCGKSFSRLGHLKTHKHIHTGEKPYSCSDCVKCFTTSTELKVHKRTHTGEKPYSCSDCVKCFTTSTRLKVHQRTHTGEKPYICSDCAASFSVLCHLKRHESIHTGEKPYSCSDCAASFSLLCNLKRHQRLHTGEKPYHCTDCEKRFYRLGHLKRHQCIHKGEKFSQTS is encoded by the exons atggcatcagtgaagctggaagactgcagtcaaacactggagctgaatgtcaacattaaagatgaagaagaggaggaggagattggGACATCTGTTTCTCATG GACGACTAGAATTAAGTCTGAGGCCGGTAACATCAACAGTGACGACAAactcagcctgcctctctccttccacactgagtccaaacctacagtcactgggtcctgattgtgacagtggagcccagtttgcactgcaggatccagagatggcatcagtgaagctggaagactgcagtcaaacactggagctgaatgtcaacatgaaagatgaagaagaggaggagaagattgggAAATCTGTTTCTCATG gagaccgTGTTGAGACATTCTCTACATCCAGAGTGGAACAGCAGGAAGATTACAGAGCTAAGAGGTCTCACCCCTGCCCACATTGTGAGGAGATTTTCCCATTTCTATCAAAGCTGAAAGTACACCtaaaaatacacacaggagagaatcgGTATTCCTATACTGACGGTGGGAAGAATTTCACAACATCCAAGGCTCTgacagttcatcagagagtgcacacaggagagaagctgttctcctgctctgactgtgtaaAATGCTTCACAACATCAACTAGGCTAAAAGTTCAtcaaagaacacacacaggagagaagccttacacCTGCTCTGACTGTAAGGCGAGTTTCTCTCTACTGCGCAACTTAAAACGACATGaacgtatacacacaggagagaagctttactcctgctctgactgtaaGGCGAGTTTCTCTCTACTGTGCAACTTAAAACGACATGaacgtatacacacaggagagaagccttactcctgctctgactgtggaaagagtttctctcTATTGGGCCACTTAAAAAGACACCAACATATACATacgggagagaagccttactcctgctctgactgtggaaagagtttctctcGACTGGGCCACTTAAAAACACATAAACatatacatacaggagagaagccttactcctgctctgactgtgtaaAATGCTTCACAACATCAACTGAGCTAAAAGTTCAtaaaagaacacacacaggagagaagccttactcctgctctgattgTGTAAAATGCTTCACAACATCAACTAGGCTAaaagttcatcagagaacacacacaggagagaagccttacatcTGCTCTGACTGTGCGGCGAGTTTCTCTGTACTGTGCCACTTAAAACGACATGAAagtatacacacaggagagaagccttactcctgctctgactgtgcgGCGAGTTTCTCTCTACTGTGCAACTTAAAAAGACATCAACGtttacacacaggagagaagccttatcacTGCACTGACTGTGAGAAGAGATTCTACAGATTGGGCCATTTAAAAAGACACCAATGTATACATAAAGGAGAGAAGTTTTCTCAGACCAGCTAA
- the LOC121844332 gene encoding zinc finger protein 883-like produces MTSVKLEDCSQTLELNVNIKDEEEEEKIRTTVSHGDHVETYSTSREQHQEDHRARRSHHCPHCEEIFPLPSKLKIHLKIHTGEKPYSCSDCGASFSRLGTLKQHERIHTGEKPYSCSDCVKCFTTSTELKVHQRTHTGEKPYSCSDCGARFSQLGNLKQHERIHTGEKPYSCPDCVKCFTTITELIVHQRTHTGEKPYSCSVCGASFSRLGTLKQHERIHTGEKPYFCSDCGKSFSQLGHLKRHERIHTEVKPYSCSDCVKCFKTSTELKVHHGTHTGEKPYSCSDCVKCFTTSTELKVHQRTHTGEKPYFCSDCGARFSRLGTLKQHERTHTGVKPYYCSDCGKSFSRLGNLKQHERMHTGEKPYSCSDCGASFSHPGTLKQHERIHTGEKPYSCSDCVKCFTTSNELIVHQRTHTGEKPYSCSDCGKSFSQLGDLKRHERIHTGEKPFYCSDCGASFSHPGTLKQHERIHTGEKPYSCSDCGASFSRLGTLKQHERIHTG; encoded by the coding sequence gagaccaCGTTGAGACATACTCTACATCCAGAGAGCAACATCAGGAAGATCACAGAGCTAGGAGGTCTCACCACTGCCCACATTGTGAGGAGATTTTCCCACTTCCATCAAAACTAAAAATACACCtaaaaatacacacaggagaaaagccttactcctgctctgactgtggggcgAGTTTCTCTCGACTGGGCACCTTAAAACAACATGaacgtatacacacaggagagaagccttactcctgctccgACTGTGTAAAATGCTTCACAACATCAACTGAGCTAaaagttcatcagagaacacatacaggagagaagccttactcctgctctgactgtggggcgAGGTTCTCTCAACTAGGCAACTTAAAACAACATGaacgtatacacacaggagagaagccttactcctgcccTGACTGTGTAAAATGCTTCACAACAATAACTGAGCTAATAGTTCAccaaagaacacacacaggagagaagccttactcctgctctgtctgTGGGGCGAGTTTCTCTCGACTGGGCACCTTAAAACAACATGaacgtatacacacaggagagaagccttacttctgctctgactgtggaaagagtttctctcAACTGGGCCACTTAAAAAGACATGAACGTATACATACAGAAGTGaaaccttactcctgctctgactgtgtaaAATGTTTCAAAACATCAACTGAGCTAAAAGTTCATcatggaacacacacaggagagaagccttactcctgctctgactgtgtaaAATGCTTTACAACATCAACTGAGCTAAAAGTTCAccaaagaacacacacaggagagaagccttacttctgctctgactgtggggcaAGGTTCTCTCGACTGGGCACCTTAAAACAACATGAACGTACACACACAGGAGTGAAGCCTTactactgctctgactgtggaaagagtttctctcGACTGGGTAACTTAAAACAACATGAACGTatgcacacaggagagaagccttactcctgctctgactgtggggcgAGTTTCTCTCATCCGGGCACCTTAAAACAACATGaacgtatacacacaggagagaagccttactcctgctctgactgtgtaaAATGCTTCACAACATCAAATGAGCTAATAGTTCAtcaaagaacacacacaggagagaagccttactcctgctctgactgtggaaagagtttctctcAACTGGGTGACTTAAAAAGACATGaacgtatacacacaggagagaagcctttctactgctctgactgtggggcgAGTTTCTCTCATCCGGGCACCTTAAAACAACATGaacgtatacacacaggagagaagccttactcctgctctgactgtggggcgAGTTTCTCTCGACTGGGCACCTTAAAACAACATGAACGTATACACACAGGatag
- the LOC112241223 gene encoding gastrula zinc finger protein XlCGF52.1-like isoform X9, translating into MASVKLEDCSQTLELNVNIKDEEEEEKIGKSVSHGDRVETFSTSRVEQQEDYRAKRSHPCPHCEEIFPFLSKLKVHLKIHTGENRYSYTDGGKNFTTSKALTVHQRVHTGEKLFSCSDCVKCFTTSTRLKVHQRTHTGEKPYTCSDCKASFSLLRNLKRHERIHTGEKLYSCSDCKASFSLLCNLKRHERIHTGEKPYSCSDCGKSFSLLGHLKRHQHIHTGEKPYSCSDCGKSFSRLGHLKTHKHIHTGEKPYSCSDCVKCFTTSTELKVHKRTHTGEKPYSCSDCVKCFTTSTRLKVHQRTHTGEKPYICSDCAASFSVLCHLKRHESIHTGEKPYSCSDCAASFSLLCNLKRHQRLHTGEKPYHCTDCEKRFYRLGHLKRHQCIHKGEKFSQTS; encoded by the coding sequence gagaccgTGTTGAGACATTCTCTACATCCAGAGTGGAACAGCAGGAAGATTACAGAGCTAAGAGGTCTCACCCCTGCCCACATTGTGAGGAGATTTTCCCATTTCTATCAAAGCTGAAAGTACACCtaaaaatacacacaggagagaatcgGTATTCCTATACTGACGGTGGGAAGAATTTCACAACATCCAAGGCTCTgacagttcatcagagagtgcacacaggagagaagctgttctcctgctctgactgtgtaaAATGCTTCACAACATCAACTAGGCTAAAAGTTCAtcaaagaacacacacaggagagaagccttacacCTGCTCTGACTGTAAGGCGAGTTTCTCTCTACTGCGCAACTTAAAACGACATGaacgtatacacacaggagagaagctttactcctgctctgactgtaaGGCGAGTTTCTCTCTACTGTGCAACTTAAAACGACATGaacgtatacacacaggagagaagccttactcctgctctgactgtggaaagagtttctctcTATTGGGCCACTTAAAAAGACACCAACATATACATacgggagagaagccttactcctgctctgactgtggaaagagtttctctcGACTGGGCCACTTAAAAACACATAAACatatacatacaggagagaagccttactcctgctctgactgtgtaaAATGCTTCACAACATCAACTGAGCTAAAAGTTCAtaaaagaacacacacaggagagaagccttactcctgctctgattgTGTAAAATGCTTCACAACATCAACTAGGCTAaaagttcatcagagaacacacacaggagagaagccttacatcTGCTCTGACTGTGCGGCGAGTTTCTCTGTACTGTGCCACTTAAAACGACATGAAagtatacacacaggagagaagccttactcctgctctgactgtgcgGCGAGTTTCTCTCTACTGTGCAACTTAAAAAGACATCAACGtttacacacaggagagaagccttatcacTGCACTGACTGTGAGAAGAGATTCTACAGATTGGGCCATTTAAAAAGACACCAATGTATACATAAAGGAGAGAAGTTTTCTCAGACCAGCTAA
- the LOC112241223 gene encoding gastrula zinc finger protein XlCGF52.1-like isoform X8 yields MASVKLEDCSQTLELNVNMKDEEEEEKIGKSVSHGDRVETFSTSRVEQQEDYRAKRSHPCPHCEEIFPFLSKLKVHLKIHTGENRYSYTDGGKNFTTSKALTVHQRVHTGEKLFSCSDCVKCFTTSTRLKVHQRTHTGEKPYTCSDCKASFSLLRNLKRHERIHTGEKLYSCSDCKASFSLLCNLKRHERIHTGEKPYSCSDCGKSFSLLGHLKRHQHIHTGEKPYSCSDCGKSFSRLGHLKTHKHIHTGEKPYSCSDCVKCFTTSTELKVHKRTHTGEKPYSCSDCVKCFTTSTRLKVHQRTHTGEKPYICSDCAASFSVLCHLKRHESIHTGEKPYSCSDCAASFSLLCNLKRHQRLHTGEKPYHCTDCEKRFYRLGHLKRHQCIHKGEKFSQTS; encoded by the exons atggcatcagtgaagctggaagactgcagtcaaacactggagctgaatgtcaacatgaaagatgaagaagaggaggagaagattgggAAATCTGTTTCTCATG gagaccgTGTTGAGACATTCTCTACATCCAGAGTGGAACAGCAGGAAGATTACAGAGCTAAGAGGTCTCACCCCTGCCCACATTGTGAGGAGATTTTCCCATTTCTATCAAAGCTGAAAGTACACCtaaaaatacacacaggagagaatcgGTATTCCTATACTGACGGTGGGAAGAATTTCACAACATCCAAGGCTCTgacagttcatcagagagtgcacacaggagagaagctgttctcctgctctgactgtgtaaAATGCTTCACAACATCAACTAGGCTAAAAGTTCAtcaaagaacacacacaggagagaagccttacacCTGCTCTGACTGTAAGGCGAGTTTCTCTCTACTGCGCAACTTAAAACGACATGaacgtatacacacaggagagaagctttactcctgctctgactgtaaGGCGAGTTTCTCTCTACTGTGCAACTTAAAACGACATGaacgtatacacacaggagagaagccttactcctgctctgactgtggaaagagtttctctcTATTGGGCCACTTAAAAAGACACCAACATATACATacgggagagaagccttactcctgctctgactgtggaaagagtttctctcGACTGGGCCACTTAAAAACACATAAACatatacatacaggagagaagccttactcctgctctgactgtgtaaAATGCTTCACAACATCAACTGAGCTAAAAGTTCAtaaaagaacacacacaggagagaagccttactcctgctctgattgTGTAAAATGCTTCACAACATCAACTAGGCTAaaagttcatcagagaacacacacaggagagaagccttacatcTGCTCTGACTGTGCGGCGAGTTTCTCTGTACTGTGCCACTTAAAACGACATGAAagtatacacacaggagagaagccttactcctgctctgactgtgcgGCGAGTTTCTCTCTACTGTGCAACTTAAAAAGACATCAACGtttacacacaggagagaagccttatcacTGCACTGACTGTGAGAAGAGATTCTACAGATTGGGCCATTTAAAAAGACACCAATGTATACATAAAGGAGAGAAGTTTTCTCAGACCAGCTAA